In Microbacterium sp. AB, a single genomic region encodes these proteins:
- the pdxY gene encoding pyridoxal kinase PdxY, translating into MKILSIQSAVAYGHAGNSAAVFPMQRIGVEVLPVYTVNFSNHTGYGAWRGPLIPPADVAEVITGVEERGAFPSLDAVLSGYQGSEGIADVIIDAVARVKAANPAAVYACDPVMGNAKSGCFVAPAIPGLLRERVVPVADVITPNQFELGFLTETSPDTIESTLASADLARELGPRTVLVTSVERPDRPEGTIEMMVVDDSGAWIVQTPFLDMKANGSGDVTAALFTSHYVATGSAPEALARTSSSVFGLLEQTYAVGDKELQLVQAQEHFAHPRMEFAVRQLR; encoded by the coding sequence ATGAAGATCCTCTCGATCCAGTCGGCTGTGGCATACGGCCACGCGGGCAACTCGGCGGCCGTTTTCCCCATGCAGCGCATCGGAGTCGAGGTGCTGCCTGTCTACACGGTGAACTTCTCGAACCACACCGGCTACGGCGCCTGGCGAGGCCCCCTCATCCCGCCCGCCGACGTCGCAGAGGTGATCACGGGCGTCGAGGAGCGAGGCGCGTTCCCCTCCCTCGACGCCGTCCTGTCGGGCTACCAGGGCAGCGAGGGCATCGCCGATGTGATCATCGACGCGGTCGCCCGCGTCAAGGCCGCGAACCCGGCGGCCGTGTACGCGTGCGATCCCGTCATGGGCAACGCGAAGTCCGGCTGCTTCGTGGCGCCCGCCATCCCCGGGCTGCTGCGCGAACGGGTCGTGCCGGTCGCCGACGTCATCACGCCCAACCAGTTCGAGCTGGGCTTCCTCACGGAGACGAGCCCCGACACGATCGAGTCGACGCTCGCCTCCGCCGACCTCGCGCGGGAGCTCGGGCCGCGCACGGTGCTCGTCACCTCCGTCGAGCGCCCGGACCGGCCGGAGGGCACGATCGAGATGATGGTCGTCGACGACTCCGGCGCCTGGATCGTGCAGACGCCGTTCCTGGACATGAAGGCCAACGGCTCCGGCGACGTCACCGCGGCCCTCTTCACCTCGCACTACGTCGCGACGGGCTCTGCGCCCGAGGCGCTGGCGCGCACCTCGTCGAGCGTGTTCGGCCTGCTCGAGCAGACGTACGCCGTGGGCGACAAGGAGCTCCAGCTGGTGCAGGCGCAGGAGCACTTCGCGCACCCCCGCATGGAGTTCGCCGTCCGCCAGCTGCGCTGA
- a CDS encoding L,D-transpeptidase produces the protein MAARGRSSRRALAFAAGIVALVAAIAAIAIVVGLGREDATVAEETPSPTVSATPTRAPTPEPTPTPTGFPENTASYDPASLQVVEVFEVNGALPVDDDPYGETAGVSAQPIEAGAPVFADPEGEPVAYLPRAQHFEGTIVPVVEQQEHWVRVLLVGRQSVPSAGDSGQVTGWLRTSDVELTENPYRVEVSLSERTIDVATDEGTERVAEDFAFGAAATPTPLGRSFIMMTRTASLAYTRGHPLVYLSVQSPTLDGFDGQSVAVTAFHYHDVRSGAISNGCIRLDEAAISRLAELPAGTPVYIRD, from the coding sequence ATGGCAGCTCGGGGGAGGTCGTCGCGCCGCGCGCTCGCGTTCGCGGCCGGCATCGTCGCGCTCGTCGCGGCGATCGCGGCGATCGCCATCGTCGTCGGTCTCGGACGGGAGGACGCCACCGTGGCGGAGGAGACGCCGTCGCCGACGGTGTCAGCGACGCCGACGCGCGCTCCCACCCCCGAGCCGACCCCGACGCCGACGGGGTTCCCGGAGAACACGGCGTCGTACGATCCGGCTTCCCTCCAGGTCGTGGAGGTCTTCGAGGTCAACGGCGCGCTCCCGGTGGACGACGACCCCTATGGGGAGACGGCGGGGGTCTCGGCCCAGCCGATCGAGGCGGGCGCTCCCGTCTTCGCCGATCCCGAGGGCGAGCCCGTGGCGTACCTGCCGCGCGCGCAGCACTTCGAGGGGACGATCGTCCCCGTGGTCGAGCAGCAGGAGCACTGGGTGCGCGTGCTGCTCGTCGGCCGGCAGAGCGTGCCGTCTGCGGGGGACTCCGGCCAGGTCACCGGCTGGCTGCGGACCTCCGACGTCGAGCTGACCGAGAATCCGTACCGCGTGGAGGTCAGCCTGTCGGAGCGGACGATCGACGTCGCGACCGACGAGGGGACGGAGCGCGTCGCCGAGGACTTCGCGTTCGGGGCCGCCGCGACGCCGACGCCCCTCGGCCGGTCGTTCATCATGATGACGAGGACGGCGTCCCTCGCGTACACGCGCGGTCACCCTCTCGTGTACCTGTCGGTGCAGTCGCCGACCCTCGACGGGTTCGACGGGCAGTCCGTCGCCGTCACCGCGTTCCACTACCACGACGTGCGCTCGGGTGCGATCTCGAACGGCTGCATCCGGCTGGACGAGGCGGCGATCTCACGGCTGGCCGAGCTCCCGGCGGGCACGCCCGTCTACATCCGCGACTGA
- a CDS encoding pyridoxal phosphate-dependent aminotransferase, whose protein sequence is MPQPAAHIPAVPESGTRRIYELALTLDDPLMLVVGEPDDAVPEHVREAARAAWSRDDTDYAPNGGIPALRRAIVEKLARENGFEADVDQVWVTVGGTQAIAQALTIALGAGDEVLVPDPGYTTFTMYPRSIGAVPVPYPLRAEDGFVPRLPQLERLVTERTRAIIVNSPSNPLGVVFDEATLEELVAFAARHDLWIVSDEVYEHFTWSGPHVSVAAVAARTGDQERVLSVFSTSKSHAMTGARVGWLVTPPGFGGTMRALQEATIACVATPDQHAAVAALTGGDAHIRAARDRYRAHIELAAALLDARGFRYHRPEGAFYLWIDVSHASEGDVAGWAQRFLLEARVAVAPGTAFGRAGEGWIRICLAAAPEVVRTAIERLPSPRHEPAGARE, encoded by the coding sequence GTGCCTCAGCCCGCCGCTCACATCCCCGCCGTCCCCGAATCGGGCACCCGCCGCATCTACGAGCTCGCGCTCACGCTGGACGATCCGCTCATGCTCGTCGTGGGGGAGCCCGACGACGCCGTCCCGGAGCACGTCCGGGAGGCCGCGCGGGCGGCGTGGAGCCGGGACGACACGGACTACGCCCCCAACGGGGGCATCCCGGCGCTCCGTCGCGCGATCGTCGAGAAGCTCGCGCGCGAGAACGGGTTCGAGGCCGACGTCGACCAGGTGTGGGTGACGGTCGGCGGGACGCAGGCCATCGCCCAGGCGCTGACGATCGCGCTCGGGGCCGGCGACGAGGTGCTCGTCCCCGACCCCGGCTACACGACGTTCACGATGTATCCGCGGTCGATCGGGGCCGTCCCCGTCCCGTATCCGCTGCGCGCGGAGGACGGCTTCGTCCCCCGGCTCCCGCAGCTCGAACGGCTCGTCACCGAGCGCACGAGGGCGATCATCGTGAACTCGCCGTCGAATCCGCTCGGCGTCGTGTTCGACGAGGCGACGCTGGAGGAGCTCGTCGCGTTCGCCGCCCGTCACGATCTCTGGATCGTCAGCGACGAGGTGTACGAGCACTTCACCTGGTCCGGCCCCCACGTCTCGGTCGCCGCCGTGGCGGCCAGGACGGGCGACCAGGAGCGCGTGCTCAGCGTCTTCTCGACGTCGAAGAGCCATGCCATGACCGGCGCGCGGGTCGGCTGGCTCGTCACGCCGCCGGGCTTCGGCGGCACGATGCGCGCGCTGCAGGAGGCGACGATCGCCTGCGTCGCCACGCCCGACCAGCACGCGGCCGTCGCGGCGCTGACGGGCGGTGACGCGCACATCCGTGCCGCCCGCGACCGCTATCGCGCGCACATCGAGCTCGCCGCCGCGCTGCTGGACGCCCGGGGCTTCCGCTATCACCGTCCGGAGGGGGCGTTCTATCTGTGGATCGACGTCTCGCACGCGTCGGAGGGCGACGTCGCGGGATGGGCGCAGCGGTTCCTGCTCGAAGCGCGCGTCGCCGTGGCTCCCGGCACCGCCTTCGGACGGGCCGGGGAAGGATGGATCCGGATCTGTCTCGCCGCCGCGCCCGAGGTCGTCCGCACGGCCATCGAGCGTCTCCCGTCTCCCCGGCACGAGCCGGCGGGCGCGAGAGAATAG
- a CDS encoding YebC/PmpR family DNA-binding transcriptional regulator: protein MSGHSKWATTKHKKAAIDAKRAKSWAKLIKNIEVAAKLGGPDLQGNPTLFDAVLKAKKTSVPKDNIDRAIKRGAGIGGESVEYSSIMYEGYAPGGIAVLIECLTDNKNRAAAEVRTAMTRNGGNMADPGSVAYNFERKGVIVASAEGTTEDDVMLAALEAGAQEVEPHPSGFEIVTEASDMVAVRTALQEAGIEYESADAEFVPNLRVEVDAETARKVFRLIDALEDSDDVQNVFTNIDLAPEVLAELEDDE, encoded by the coding sequence ATGTCCGGGCATTCCAAGTGGGCCACGACGAAGCACAAGAAGGCGGCCATCGACGCCAAGCGCGCGAAGTCGTGGGCCAAGCTCATCAAGAACATCGAGGTCGCGGCGAAGCTGGGCGGTCCCGACCTCCAGGGCAACCCGACTCTCTTCGACGCCGTCCTGAAGGCGAAGAAGACATCCGTCCCGAAGGACAACATCGACCGCGCGATCAAGCGCGGCGCCGGGATCGGCGGGGAGTCGGTCGAGTACTCGTCGATCATGTACGAGGGATACGCCCCCGGCGGCATCGCGGTGCTCATCGAGTGCCTCACCGACAACAAGAACCGTGCGGCCGCAGAGGTGCGCACCGCGATGACGCGCAACGGCGGCAACATGGCGGACCCCGGCAGCGTCGCGTACAACTTCGAGCGCAAGGGCGTCATCGTCGCCTCGGCGGAGGGCACGACGGAGGACGACGTGATGCTGGCCGCGCTCGAGGCGGGCGCGCAGGAGGTCGAGCCGCATCCCTCGGGGTTCGAGATCGTGACCGAGGCGAGCGACATGGTCGCCGTCCGCACGGCGCTCCAGGAGGCGGGCATCGAGTACGAGTCGGCCGACGCGGAGTTCGTGCCGAACCTCAGGGTCGAGGTGGACGCCGAGACCGCGCGCAAGGTCTTCCGCCTCATCGACGCGCTGGAGGACAGCGACGACGTGCAGAACGTCTTCACGAACATCGATCTCGCCCCGGAGGTGCTGGCCGAGCTCGAGGACGACGAGTAG
- a CDS encoding DNA polymerase IV, producing the protein MGRADGTGRLVSAEGADDAGTGILHVDMDAFYAAVEVLDDPTLKGKPLIIGAPDGRSVVSSASYEARRYGVRSAMPVSQAIRLCPHALIVPPHSDRYRTVSRQVMEIFRSITPLVEQLSIDEAFLDVRGSRRLWGSPAEIARLIRRRVAAETGITCSVGVAATKHVAKMASTISKPDGLLVVPGAQTLDFLAARPVRAMWGVGPKAAEVLEGRGIRTIGDLRETPEHVLARAVGPAGAARLSALSRGEDAREVETSRAEKSISHEETFHTDVDDLDVLRAELLRLGDRVAVRLRRGGLEAGGVAIKVRFADFATITRSQALSEPTASGQRIGEGARELLAAVDLRQPVRLIGVRAERLRPAGSSALALWDEDEDWKRLEGTLDDATARFGDGVVTRAAFLGRAERFPQVPAAPRPPEDSD; encoded by the coding sequence ATGGGGCGCGCGGATGGGACGGGTCGGCTCGTCTCCGCCGAGGGCGCGGACGACGCCGGCACGGGGATCCTCCATGTCGACATGGACGCGTTCTACGCCGCGGTGGAGGTTCTCGACGACCCGACCCTGAAGGGCAAGCCGCTCATCATCGGCGCTCCGGACGGCCGCTCGGTGGTGTCGAGCGCGTCCTACGAGGCGCGCCGCTACGGGGTCCGGTCGGCGATGCCCGTGAGCCAGGCGATCCGCCTCTGTCCCCATGCGCTCATCGTCCCGCCGCATTCCGACCGCTATCGCACCGTGTCGCGGCAGGTGATGGAGATCTTCCGCAGCATCACCCCCCTCGTCGAGCAGCTGTCGATCGACGAGGCGTTCCTCGATGTGCGGGGGTCGCGCCGCCTCTGGGGCAGCCCGGCGGAGATCGCCCGCCTGATCCGGCGACGGGTGGCGGCGGAGACCGGGATCACCTGCAGCGTCGGCGTGGCGGCGACCAAGCACGTGGCGAAGATGGCGTCGACGATCTCGAAGCCCGACGGACTGCTCGTCGTGCCGGGTGCGCAGACGCTCGACTTCCTCGCGGCGCGTCCCGTCCGGGCGATGTGGGGCGTCGGACCGAAGGCCGCGGAGGTGCTGGAGGGACGCGGGATCCGGACGATCGGCGATCTGCGGGAGACTCCCGAGCACGTGCTCGCCCGCGCCGTCGGGCCTGCGGGGGCTGCGCGTCTCAGCGCCCTCTCCCGCGGCGAGGACGCCAGGGAGGTCGAGACCTCTCGCGCGGAGAAGAGCATCTCGCACGAGGAGACCTTCCACACCGACGTCGACGACCTCGACGTGCTGCGTGCCGAGCTGCTGCGGCTCGGCGATCGCGTCGCGGTGCGCCTGCGGCGCGGAGGACTGGAGGCGGGAGGCGTCGCGATCAAGGTGCGTTTCGCGGACTTCGCGACGATCACGCGCTCTCAGGCGCTCTCCGAGCCGACGGCGTCAGGACAGCGCATCGGGGAGGGTGCGCGGGAGCTTCTGGCCGCCGTCGACCTGCGCCAGCCCGTGCGTCTCATCGGGGTCAGGGCCGAGCGGCTGCGTCCGGCGGGCTCGTCGGCGCTCGCGCTGTGGGACGAGGACGAGGACTGGAAGCGCCTGGAGGGGACTCTCGACGACGCCACCGCGCGCTTCGGCGACGGCGTCGTGACGCGGGCGGCGTTCCTCGGCAGGGCCGAGCGCTTCCCGCAGGTGCCCGCGGCGCCCCGCCCGCCCGAGGATTCGGACTGA
- a CDS encoding nucleoside/nucleotide kinase family protein produces the protein MPSRSSTSASRTVSFEAAVRDVVALVAERAADRLVIDGRSGAGKTTLARRVAAEWPSTGAPQVVSLDELYPGWGGLREGGALARALVLEPHHRGEAGAYRRFDWARGTFAGPLVVVDPSLPLVVEGCGALAETVAELADASLWMDGPEAQRRRRALVRDGGGFERHWSMWADQEDAHIARERPDRLAQLALSVI, from the coding sequence GTGCCCTCAAGAAGTAGCACGTCCGCTTCGAGGACGGTCTCGTTCGAGGCCGCCGTCCGCGACGTCGTCGCCCTGGTCGCGGAGCGCGCGGCGGATCGTCTCGTCATCGACGGGCGCAGCGGGGCGGGGAAGACGACGCTCGCGCGCCGGGTCGCGGCGGAGTGGCCGTCGACGGGTGCGCCGCAGGTCGTGTCGCTCGATGAGCTCTACCCCGGCTGGGGCGGCCTGCGGGAGGGCGGGGCGCTCGCCCGCGCTCTGGTCCTGGAGCCCCACCATCGCGGTGAGGCCGGGGCGTACCGCCGTTTCGACTGGGCGCGGGGCACCTTCGCCGGACCGCTCGTGGTGGTCGACCCCTCCCTCCCTCTCGTCGTGGAGGGGTGCGGGGCTCTTGCCGAGACCGTCGCGGAGCTGGCCGACGCCTCGCTGTGGATGGACGGTCCCGAGGCGCAGCGCCGCCGCCGCGCCCTCGTCAGGGACGGCGGCGGATTCGAGCGCCACTGGTCGATGTGGGCCGATCAGGAGGACGCGCACATCGCGCGAGAGCGCCCCGACCGTCTCGCGCAGCTCGCCCTCAGCGTGATCTGA
- a CDS encoding DUF2017 family protein, whose product MTGRLVILTLTRIEAAHLRALVQQFSSLVEATQSEPDPALDRLAPDAYPDDADAAREFRDLTRGDLLGRRWHDAATVLRDLDTVEEARLEEALSPVDVPIEGDALDAWLRTLAAVRLVLASRLGIETAEDHDEEDPRFALYDWLGYRLDGLVQAADEG is encoded by the coding sequence ATGACCGGACGGCTCGTGATCCTCACGCTGACGCGCATCGAGGCCGCGCACCTGCGCGCCCTCGTCCAGCAGTTCTCGTCGCTCGTCGAAGCGACGCAGAGCGAGCCCGACCCCGCGCTCGACCGGCTCGCGCCGGACGCGTATCCCGACGATGCCGATGCGGCGCGCGAGTTCCGCGATCTCACGCGCGGCGATCTGCTCGGACGCCGGTGGCACGACGCGGCGACCGTGCTGCGGGATCTCGACACCGTCGAGGAGGCCCGACTCGAGGAGGCGCTGTCGCCCGTCGACGTCCCGATCGAGGGAGACGCGCTCGACGCATGGCTGCGGACGCTCGCCGCGGTGCGCCTCGTCCTCGCCAGCAGGCTCGGCATCGAGACGGCGGAGGACCATGACGAGGAGGATCCGCGCTTCGCGCTCTACGACTGGCTCGGCTACCGCCTCGACGGGCTCGTCCAGGCCGCCGACGAGGGATGA
- the clpS gene encoding ATP-dependent Clp protease adapter ClpS: MSAALTAFASPEVAEEVDEIVAPAADVPWQTVVWDDPVNLMSYVVRVFRTYFGYDEDRATRLMLSVHHDGHAVVAEGAREQMELHAQAMHDYGLWATVRKAPM, encoded by the coding sequence ATGAGCGCCGCGCTGACGGCCTTCGCGTCGCCCGAGGTCGCCGAGGAGGTCGACGAGATCGTGGCCCCGGCCGCGGACGTCCCCTGGCAGACCGTCGTGTGGGACGACCCCGTGAACCTCATGAGCTACGTCGTCCGCGTCTTCCGCACGTACTTCGGCTATGACGAGGACCGCGCGACGCGGCTGATGCTGTCGGTCCATCACGACGGACACGCCGTGGTCGCGGAGGGCGCACGCGAGCAGATGGAGCTGCATGCCCAGGCGATGCACGACTACGGCCTGTGGGCCACCGTGAGAAAGGCCCCGATGTGA
- a CDS encoding metallopeptidase family protein — protein MMHMDAEVFEALVVDELDQLPDEMVEGLDNVVFVVEGRPEDGTLGLLGLYDGLALTERERYGMGELPDRIVVYREPHLARCADEAQLRDEVHTTLVHEIAHFYGIDDDRLHELGWA, from the coding sequence ATGATGCACATGGATGCCGAGGTCTTCGAGGCGCTCGTCGTGGACGAGCTCGATCAGCTCCCCGACGAGATGGTCGAGGGCCTCGACAACGTCGTCTTCGTCGTGGAGGGCCGCCCGGAGGACGGCACCCTCGGCCTTCTGGGTCTGTACGACGGGCTCGCGCTCACCGAACGCGAGCGCTACGGGATGGGCGAGCTCCCGGACCGGATCGTCGTCTACCGCGAGCCCCATCTCGCGCGGTGCGCGGACGAGGCCCAGCTGCGCGACGAGGTGCACACGACCCTCGTCCACGAGATCGCTCACTTCTACGGCATCGACGACGACCGACTCCACGAGCTGGGCTGGGCATGA
- the orn gene encoding oligoribonuclease: MVNASENDRLVWIDCEMTGLDVAVDELVEIAIVVTDFDLRVLDPGLQLVIKPSQKALDHMGEFVTSMHRASGLLDEIPEGVSLEEAERRSLEYIRRFVPQERKAPLAGNTIGTDRMFLATYMPRVDGHLHYRNVDVSSVKELSRRWYPRAYFQAPGKDGGHRALADILESIRELAYYRRAVFVPEPGPASEEARDIATSVVSSFGQNV; this comes from the coding sequence ATGGTGAACGCCTCTGAGAACGACCGACTCGTCTGGATCGACTGCGAGATGACCGGCCTCGACGTCGCGGTCGACGAGCTCGTCGAGATCGCGATCGTCGTGACCGACTTCGACCTCCGCGTCCTCGATCCCGGCCTCCAGCTCGTGATCAAGCCGTCGCAGAAGGCCCTCGACCACATGGGCGAGTTCGTGACGTCGATGCATCGCGCATCCGGACTCCTCGACGAGATCCCCGAGGGGGTGAGCCTCGAGGAGGCCGAGCGCCGGTCGCTCGAGTACATCCGCCGCTTCGTTCCGCAGGAGCGCAAGGCTCCCCTGGCGGGCAACACGATCGGCACCGACCGCATGTTCCTCGCGACGTACATGCCTCGCGTGGACGGACATCTGCACTACCGCAACGTCGACGTGTCGAGCGTGAAGGAGCTCTCCCGCCGCTGGTATCCCCGCGCCTACTTCCAGGCTCCCGGCAAGGACGGCGGACACCGCGCGCTCGCCGACATCCTCGAATCGATCCGCGAGCTCGCCTACTATCGTCGCGCCGTCTTCGTCCCCGAGCCCGGCCCGGCCTCGGAGGAGGCACGCGACATCGCGACCTCGGTCGTTTCGTCATTCGGGCAGAACGTGTGA
- a CDS encoding methyltransferase, translating into MTTTQARRLWVAHGAVGAVGSIREHDGEFEVRMVGADAPVGRYPELEIAKRALQAHLKPGAERPEFRRH; encoded by the coding sequence ATGACGACGACGCAGGCACGCAGGCTCTGGGTCGCGCACGGCGCGGTCGGCGCAGTCGGGTCGATCAGGGAGCACGACGGCGAGTTCGAGGTGCGGATGGTCGGAGCGGATGCGCCGGTCGGCCGCTATCCCGAGCTGGAGATCGCGAAACGGGCACTGCAGGCGCATCTGAAGCCGGGAGCGGAACGGCCGGAGTTCCGGCGCCACTGA
- the yczE gene encoding membrane protein YczE, with the protein MSAFDGRSVGFRVARLLIGLPLYGAGCALAVAAGLGVDPWTVLAEGASLRTGVATGWVTNIIGALVLLAWIPLRQRPGAGTVLNVLLVGTSMQLVLDLLPSVEHPSLRILALVGGILLVAVGSGVYIGAELGPGPRDGLMTGLHRRLGWPMWRARATVETAVLALGWLLGGTVGVGTVVFAVGIGPCVDITLRLLAPRRRRSTKPAAGRMPSSGPRVSP; encoded by the coding sequence GTGAGCGCCTTCGACGGCCGCTCCGTGGGATTCCGCGTGGCGCGGCTCCTCATCGGCCTGCCGCTCTACGGCGCCGGCTGCGCGCTCGCCGTCGCCGCCGGGCTGGGCGTCGACCCCTGGACCGTCCTCGCCGAGGGCGCGTCGCTCCGGACCGGCGTGGCGACCGGATGGGTCACGAACATCATCGGCGCCCTCGTCCTGCTCGCGTGGATCCCGCTGCGGCAGCGCCCCGGCGCCGGCACGGTGCTGAACGTCCTGCTCGTGGGCACGAGCATGCAGCTCGTTCTCGATCTGCTGCCGTCGGTCGAGCATCCGAGCCTGCGCATCCTCGCGCTCGTCGGCGGGATCCTCCTCGTCGCCGTGGGATCCGGCGTCTACATCGGCGCGGAGCTCGGGCCCGGTCCGCGCGACGGGCTCATGACCGGACTGCACCGGCGGCTCGGATGGCCCATGTGGCGCGCCCGCGCGACGGTCGAGACCGCCGTGCTCGCGCTCGGGTGGCTGCTCGGCGGAACCGTCGGCGTCGGGACCGTCGTCTTCGCCGTCGGCATCGGGCCGTGCGTGGACATCACCCTGCGCCTCCTCGCACCGCGGCGACGGCGCTCCACGAAGCCCGCCGCCGGCCGCATGCCGTCGTCGGGCCCCCGCGTGTCGCCGTGA
- the yczR gene encoding MocR-like transcription factor YczR — protein MMDSRLSARALVEHLGAWRTREPAYEALADAIRLLCLDNRIAPRTALPAERELAARLRMSRTTVAAAYRSLRESAHIESVRGSGSVTLPLGQRDLGRASDVEGAIDLQQASPPAWPGLASVYAEVAATASTIVARSGYETLGRLGLREAIAQRYSERGLPTTAAQVMVTTGAQSAIALTARLLLSRGDRVLIETPTYPHAAESFAAAGARLVGVPVTPGSGWDLDRADDAFRRAAPVAAYLMPAFHNPTGETMPHDVAVQMATAARASGTVVIVDETTAELDVDGGTPAEPFAAAAPAGAEVITLGSVSKTVWGGLRVGWIRADEEVIRRLLALRPVFDLGTPEFEQAVVERLVPLMPEIVAQRGEMLRAGRDALVAALDRRLPQWSVHTASGGVALWVGLGVARSSALVMAARRRGVLLSAGPRFSVGGGHERHLRIPFTASADRLEHAVEVLAASWEDVVDGPGSVLEERGADALV, from the coding sequence ATGATGGATTCCCGGCTCTCCGCCCGCGCGCTCGTCGAGCATCTCGGGGCGTGGCGCACACGCGAACCGGCGTACGAGGCGCTCGCCGACGCGATCCGGCTCCTCTGCCTCGACAACCGCATCGCGCCGCGCACGGCGCTCCCGGCGGAGCGCGAGCTCGCCGCGCGCCTCCGGATGAGCAGGACGACGGTGGCGGCGGCGTACCGCAGCCTGCGGGAGAGCGCGCACATCGAGAGCGTGCGCGGCTCGGGCAGCGTGACGCTCCCGCTGGGGCAGCGTGACCTCGGACGCGCGTCGGACGTGGAGGGCGCGATCGATCTGCAGCAGGCCAGTCCGCCCGCGTGGCCGGGGCTGGCGTCCGTGTACGCCGAGGTCGCCGCGACCGCGTCGACGATCGTCGCACGCTCCGGCTATGAGACGCTCGGCCGCCTCGGGCTCCGCGAGGCGATCGCGCAGCGCTACTCCGAGCGGGGCCTCCCGACGACGGCGGCGCAGGTGATGGTGACGACCGGCGCGCAGAGCGCCATCGCCCTCACCGCGCGGCTCCTGCTGTCGCGGGGCGATCGGGTCCTCATCGAGACCCCCACCTATCCCCACGCCGCCGAGTCGTTCGCGGCGGCGGGAGCGCGGCTCGTCGGCGTGCCCGTGACCCCCGGGTCCGGCTGGGACCTCGATCGCGCGGACGATGCGTTCCGCCGCGCCGCGCCGGTCGCGGCCTACCTCATGCCGGCCTTCCACAACCCGACGGGCGAGACGATGCCGCACGACGTCGCGGTGCAGATGGCGACGGCGGCGAGGGCCTCGGGCACGGTCGTGATCGTGGACGAGACCACGGCCGAGCTCGACGTCGACGGCGGCACGCCCGCGGAGCCGTTCGCGGCGGCCGCTCCCGCGGGCGCCGAGGTGATCACGCTGGGCTCCGTGAGCAAGACTGTCTGGGGAGGGCTCCGCGTCGGGTGGATCCGGGCGGACGAGGAGGTCATCCGACGCCTGCTCGCGCTGCGCCCGGTCTTCGACCTGGGCACGCCCGAGTTCGAACAGGCCGTCGTGGAGCGCCTCGTCCCGCTCATGCCGGAGATCGTCGCCCAGCGCGGCGAGATGCTGCGGGCCGGCCGGGACGCCCTCGTGGCCGCCTTGGACCGGCGGCTGCCGCAGTGGAGCGTTCACACGGCCTCCGGGGGAGTGGCGCTCTGGGTGGGCCTCGGCGTCGCCCGCAGCTCGGCGCTCGTGATGGCCGCGCGTCGCCGCGGCGTGCTGCTGTCGGCGGGACCGAGGTTCTCCGTGGGCGGAGGACACGAACGGCATCTGCGCATCCCCTTCACCGCCTCGGCCGACAGGCTCGAGCACGCGGTGGAGGTGCTCGCCGCCTCGTGGGAAGACGTGGTGGACGGCCCGGGGAGCGTCCTGGAGGAGCGCGGCGCGGACGCGCTCGTCTGA
- the msrA gene encoding peptide-methionine (S)-S-oxide reductase MsrA, translated as MSQTFVIAGGCFWCLDAAYRALRGVSSVVSGYTGGARPHPTYEQVCTGATGHAEAVKVTFDPETIAPEIILDAFFTMHDPRQLNHQGADRGTQYRSAMFYEDEEQKALFTAARERASEIWDAPVGTTEGAVVTTLEPLGEFYDAEDYHQDFFAKNPTQGYCLAVAAPKVNKVRARFAEYAA; from the coding sequence ATGAGCCAGACGTTCGTGATCGCAGGGGGCTGCTTCTGGTGTCTCGATGCGGCGTACCGCGCGTTGCGAGGAGTGTCGTCGGTGGTCTCCGGATACACCGGCGGCGCGCGTCCTCACCCGACGTACGAGCAGGTCTGCACGGGGGCGACCGGCCATGCGGAGGCCGTGAAGGTGACGTTCGACCCGGAGACGATCGCGCCGGAGATCATCCTCGACGCCTTCTTCACCATGCACGACCCGCGCCAGCTGAACCATCAGGGCGCGGATCGCGGGACGCAGTACCGCAGCGCGATGTTCTACGAGGACGAGGAGCAGAAGGCGCTGTTCACGGCGGCCCGCGAGCGCGCGAGCGAGATCTGGGATGCGCCGGTCGGCACGACGGAGGGCGCCGTCGTCACGACGCTCGAGCCGCTCGGCGAGTTCTACGACGCGGAGGACTACCACCAGGACTTCTTCGCGAAGAACCCCACCCAGGGGTACTGCCTCGCCGTCGCCGCGCCGAAGGTGAACAAGGTGCGCGCCCGCTTCGCTGAGTACGCGGCCTGA